The Arachis duranensis cultivar V14167 chromosome 9, aradu.V14167.gnm2.J7QH, whole genome shotgun sequence genomic sequence ataatctgACTTCTGATATTCCTTCAGCGCTGCCTGCTTCACAGATTCGTTTATCTCATCAATCTTGTAGCTAGTTACTACCAAAGGTGCGAAACTTCCATGAATGAATGTGTTTGATTTTCCATGGACATATACCTGACACGTAGTACATATATAGTTAATTTGACCATCCAAATTTCTATAATCTCATTTGAATCTTCTTATTGGCaggctttattttttttttcttttccaaaaataCCACCGTATGTAACAAGTCATCAAAACTACTTTTGCCAAGACAACTGACTAAACTTGTTGATTATTTGCCTCTAATGTTCCATACTAGCCAATCAATGCATCATTCTTTTGCATATTCACATCAATCATATCCATATCCAAACGCCAAACGATCAAGCTATTTCTATGTCTTTCCTCAAACCCATATTACTCCAAATTTGCCTTTTCTTATTCTTCAAATTTTCCATAGACGAAGCAAATGACAATAACCAACTTGAGTACCTCAGTCACAGTTGCTCAACCAACAAAACCTTCCCTCCCAACACCACCTACGAATCCAACCTACACACCCTCGTCACCTCTTTCTCTTCCGTTGCCGCCACTGCTGAGTTCTACAGCACCACTTCCTCCGGCGGAGATGCCACCGGTGTAACAATCTATGGCATGTTCATGTGCAGGGGCGACATCAAGAGCCAGAAATGCCAAAAATGCATTGAAATGGCAACCCAGAAAATAGCCTTAAGTTGTCCAAACTCCAAAGAAGCCATAATTTGGTACCATGAGTGCATGGTTCGTTACTCCAATCGCTCTTTCTTCTCAACCGTGGACGAATGGCCGCGGCCTAAGTACATCAGTCATCACGAAACCTCGAATATAACCACGGAAGGGAGCTATGGATGGTTGTTAGCAACCACGTTGAACGATGCCATTGCTGAGGCTGCGAAATCTGCCAATGCCAATAAGAAATTTGCAACAAAACATGTGAGCTTGGGAGGGTCTCAGAATGTGTATACACTTGTTCAGTGCACACCTGATTTGTCGAGCCAAGATTGCAGCAAGTGTTTGAATGATGTGATGAAAGATATTCCTATCTGCTGTTTGGGAACAGATGGTGGAATGGTTTTGTATCCAAGCTGCAATTTGATGTTTGGCTTACATCGATTCTACTCCGACGCTAATCTTCCTATTAATTGGTACCAACTACCTAAACCTTTTGTTGGTAAACCACTTTCAGGTAAACCTCTTACTATGCTATTAAATATCTTACATTAATTCTTGTCGGTttgcaaagaaaaatgtttcatTTGGCGTATACACACACACTTGCTAGTTGTTACATATCCACCGCCACGCCAATATATCCTAATATAGTTATTTTGTTCTTTAGTTAGTGGTAGTTATTTGTCAGTTAAAGTATAGCTAATGATTTTCgtaaataatttataacttaattaaaaaatatcatagttGCACAAATAATACTATTGTAGAAAAAGATATAGCCGTGTAAGAGATAAATTGATTAGGGAAGGGGGAGTGGACCAAAGTCCCGTGTGGTAAAAAGTATTCTCGAGTTTATGCGCAAATGGATGAACCTACTTGGCAATTTggcataaaataataataaacatatgaataaataaaataaaacaaagactATTTTCCATGTGTTTCATAGCTTTCATATTTCCAAAAGACTGCAAGATAACTAGTGGTCatctacatatataaataataattttttcccTTGTTTTTAATCAATTACATCTAATGTAGAATATGATTCCATTCTGGCCAGCTGGCTATAGTGATAGTTGTTGAAATGATCATGTTCTAGCCGCCACCAACCAATTAACCCACCCGTATCAATAATCGACCATTCATTATATCCTCGCTCTAATTACTCTCCACTTTAATTAAACACGAAAGATCAGAGTTAGTTAGGAATGATGTAATATAATGTCGTTTCTTAAACTCATATTATTCAACTACCTTTGCTTCTTTCTCAGTCTCATCACCACCTTCAATTTGTTCATAACCGAAGccagtaataataataataataatcatagtAATGAGCTTGATTACTTGAAATGCGATTGTTTAAACAACAAAACCATCTCTCCTATTATTCCCACTACCATCTACAGATCCAACCTCCAAACCCTTCTCACCTCCCTCTCTTCCCACGCGGCCACCGCCGGCTTCTACAACGCCACCGCCGGCGGCGGCCACCCGAACGAAACAATCTATGGGATGTACATGTGCCGCGGTGACGTCAGCAACCAGACATGCCAAGAGTGCGTAGAAACAGCAAAGCAGGAAATAGGGTCAAGGTGTGGGAATAACTCGAAAGAAGGCATAATTTGGTACCACCAATGCTTCCTTCGCTACTCGAATCGTTCGTTCTTCTCTACCTTGGATGAGTGGCCTCGCCTTGAGTACATCGTTCACAACAATGGCAGCAATGCGGGCAATGAAGGAAGCTACGGGTGGTTGTTGGCGAGCACGTTGAACGAGGCAATTGAAGAGGCGAAGAGCAAGATGAAGAAATTTGCAACAAAACACGCGAGCTTGAATGGTTCTAAGAACGTATATACACTTGTTCAGTGCACTCCGGATCTGTGGAGAGAAGATTGCAGTAAGTGTTTGAATGATTTAATGAAGGATATTCCTATGTGCTGTTTGGGAACCGATGGTGGGATGGTTCTTTCTCCAAGCTGCAATTTGATGTTCGGATTACGCCAATTTTACTCCAATGTTACTATTCGTACCACCTGGAATTCACTACCTAATTCTAGACTTGGTAAATATCAAACTAAGCTTTCAGGTAAAACTTTCCTCTTGgcttaattttgtaattttttattttttatttattttatgctaaatttttgtttatttttaggtaaaagttaaaaatttataaataatttgatagatttaactatttttaGCTATTAACTCCAAATAAAGTTAACTGCATCTaaatttttatcctatttttaagAGCGATTAGACTGTTTGATAGCATGCTATAACATTACTTGTCTCAAAAACTTGAactaatagtaaaaaaaacGGGGGAAAGTGACTTTGTGACTTAAACCTAAAGTTATTTGTGACTTTGTGTAAAACTTTGATTTCTAATATTGTCTCAAAACTAAATTCATAATATTTAAACAAATatcatcttttaatttaattagtatatAAAATGCTAAGACTCGCAGTGGAAATAATACTTCAACTTATTAAGCGATATTTATGAAAGCCACTGAAGAAACACTTGCATTATTGAATTCACGGGCAATATTGATTGTTATGCAGGGAAACCAAGTGGCAGAAGATTAAAGATTATCATAGCGTCTACTGTTCCTATTGTTGCTTTCTTGATGCTTTATTTCTTTGGCTATCATTTCCGGCGGATAAATGCTCTGCGGCGTTATAAGGCTATCCTTAAAGAAAATTGTATGTAATGTGTGTAAAAAGGAAAATCAGTCCTTATGAACTTTCGTTTTCTAATTAAGCTTAGCAATTATATACTTTATTCTTATGCTGCATGCTATTCATATTTCGCGTATCTTTGTGTAGTTGGAAACGAAAGTACTACTTTGGAGTCATTGCAATTTGACTTAGTTACGATTGAAGAAGCAACAAACAATTTTTCTTGTGCAAACTTGATAGGTAAAGGTGGATTTGGAGAAGTTTACAAGGTGAGAGATGAAATTAGTACAATATATACATgttactttattttgttttctcctTGTATTAATTCCTAAGTTATTTATATAGGGCATTCTTTCTGATGGACGAGAAATAGCGGTAAAAAGATTATCAATAACTTCCGAGCAAGGCATTGCGGAATTTAAGAATGAAGTTTTGCTGATAGCTAAACTTCAACACAGAAATCTTGTTGCATTATTGGGATTTTGCTTACAAGAAGGAGAGAAAATACTTATTTATGAATTTGTTCCTAACAAGAGCCTAGACTACTTTTTATTCGGTTAGTTTGTTAATCCCTTGAGcttaatttttataaagttcCTTGTTGTTTTCTTTGTATTCATGGAATTCTATTTGTTATCTCTCACCTGTACCTTCCTTGATAAATTTTGCAGGTTCTGAACTGCATAGGCTATTAAGTTGGTGTGAGAGATTTAAAATTATAGGCGGAATTGCTAGTGCAATTCTTTATTTACATGAGTATTCTCGCCTCAAAATTATACACCGTGATATCAAACCTAGTAATATTTTATTAGATGCCAACATGAATCctaaaatttcagattttggcATGGCAAGAATGGttgctattgatcaagatcaaGGACGAACACGTAGAATTGTGGGAACATAGTAAGTTCTAAACTTGTTAATTGCTTACCATCTAAATACACTTGGCATGTGTTAAATTGGATTTATAAAGATCAGATACTTAGTAAGGCTACAATGATAACCATGTAACTATTAGTGTGCATCTTATACATAGATAAgcataatatttattttggttaGATTATCCACAAAGAAGTTATTGTTATTCTTTATGTATTTAACTATTGCTTGTTAGTTTAATATCATTGATTTCCTTTTTGCAGTGGTTATATGTCCCCAGAATATGCTATGTTAGGAAAATATTCGGAAAAATCTGATATCTTCAGTTTTGGAGTTATGATTTTGGAGATTGTTAGTGgcaaaaaaaattcttcttaTGACTCTTACTACAACGATGGTCTCTTGAGTCATGTGAGTACCAAACAACTAGTTTTTCTCAATCAATTTAATAGtgtatacacacacacacagacaCATATGATTTCAGTGTTTAATATGATGAGATGGTTGTAGGCTTGGAAGCAATGGAGAGATGGGACACCATTTGAAATACTGGACCCAAATCTACATGAATCATGTTCTCAAATGGAAGTGATTAGATGCATCCAAGTTGGTTTACTATGTGTTCAAGAAAATCCTAATGATAGGCCACAAATGGCAGAAGTAGTTTCATATCTAAGTAACCTCTCCATTGAGTTGCCATTTCCTCACGAGCCTGCTTTTTTTGTACATGGTAGAATGAATCCAAATATGGTCGCACTAGAAGTTGATTCAGGACACCTAAGCAATTGTTCCACTCAACATTCACTCAACGAAATGTCTATTAGTATCTCTGTTCCACGATAGTACGAGGTCAATTGAAGCCATTACACGTGTGTGTTAGTGTGTACATATATGAAATTcaaattcttttattcaaataatgGATATAATAAATATCAGTTACTTTGAATTGATGTGCAAATACTTGTTCTGTATCAACTGTGAGAGCACATTTGgttctttatatttatttctgTGTTTGTGCCCACAAGggaatttgtttatttgttgTAGAAAAGTTTTGTATTGCTTCTTGTTTATAGAGGAACGTgttctagttcattaatgaatGTGTCTGCTATTCCTGAAAAGAGTAAGTCCTGAGTTATTATGTGTTCTACTTCTAAGTTCTTTTCTGGTTCTGAGCATTTTTCTCATAATACAAATCTTCCAAGAGAATATTTGGTTTTGGAATTAAAATGGAGGAGGTAGGAGTAAATGATTCGTTAAACCAAGAAATAAAATCATCTAAGTAAAATACGCATATAAAAATTGGGAGAAGAGTTAGTTGTGCTCCCTAACTGCAAAATCAGGTTCGAATTCTTCCAGCTTTATTCCTACATTTCTACGTTGAATGCTACTGCACTTGATGGAGACCCTCTATTGTTCAATGGTAATTCCTTGGAATAAAATTAGTCTGTTAAAAATGTTTCTTCTGTAATAAAATTTCATTAGGTATTTTCCTTGGAATCTTTTCTGTTGTCCTTTGCCTAAGTTCCTTAATAATTACATAATGTGAAACAGACAACTAGATTTTTTTTAACGAACTTTCCAACTCATTAACAGTGATCAAATGCTTTTAATTAATACAACGGGCTAAAAAATCCGATGCTTACGTCCCCATCAATGAGTAATGGGGGTAGCCAAGTTGCCATCTAGGACCCATGCAAAAGTGTTGGCTTCTCCACCTACAAGATTTGACAAAACGATTGGATAAGAATCTCAAGATAAATACAATTCGACActtacattttattttctcacatTGAAATAAATATAAGTTTGCAAATAATAATCCACAGAGAACGGAAGAAGGTGTGTCATTCACGTTTCCATTATTGGCAAAGTCGCTAGCGCAGTTGTCCAAAGAGGTCAAATCCTGCTTTGTTGACTCATGCTCACGGTTCCAATTATATCatacattttcttttcatatatGGCCACCTCTACAGTGCTCCTTTTCAATGAACATTTACAACACTAAGAGTTATCATTATTatcatttctttattttccctttcttaatGCAGAAACCTTTATTCACAACTTCACGACCTTCATCATCATGTTCGACACCAAAAATATCACACTACCATTCTTACTTAGAACCCTAACACTAACAGTACTTTTGACTTCAGAACATGCCTCAGCTTCTGTTTTCGATTCAGTCAACTGCACAACCAACTCCACCTTCGCTCCAAACAGCACCTTCGACGTCAACCTCAGCACACTCTTCTCATATCTTACTTCCAACGTCACCAACGGCAACAATCTCAGGTTCTTCAACGCAACTGTAGGCTCTCACGGTTCAGACGCCGCCGTCTACGGCCTCTTCATGTGCCGTGGTGACGTGCCACTTGCACTGTGCCGAGAGTGCGTCGGTTTCGCAGCGCAGAACATAGCCTCGTCGTGTCCCTCTGCTAACGAGGCTGTCATCTGGTACAACGAGTGCTTGTTACGCTACTCCaacagattcttcttctccaccATGGACGAATGGCCAAGGTACCTACACTACAGTTTAAGAATTTCAATTAGTTTGAGTTGTAAAGTTTTGGATCTTGTATAATCTGCTTGTGTTTAGGTACCAGATCAAGATCCCGTTGGGGGACCCTGTGGTTTTGCACAGCAAAGGTTTCTACAGTGCTTTAGGGTCCATATTCAATGGGATTGGAAATGAAGCAGCCTTGGCTCTTGGCGGTTCTGATAACAAGTATGCAGTGAAACAAGCTGCCGCCACGGCCACCACCACAGTGTACGGTCTTGCTCAGTGCACGCCGGACCTCTCAGCCGCTGACTGCAAGCGGTGTATCGTGGACGCGACGGCTGAATTTCCAAGGACTTGCTGCGGCGGGAGCATAGGGGGAAGTGTTATGTTTCCAAGTTGCATTGTTAGGTATGAAACGTATCCGTTTTATCAGCATTCAGGTACCTCCGGGACATTAACAACAACTAATAAGGGTCAGTTcatattctttcttttaattaatattaaaactCAATTAGAAATGAATGTTAGGAATAGGATTATCAAAGTTTTTGCATCCATTCAAATTTGAGTAAGAAAAGGTTAAATAGTTCTATGTTTTGACAGGAGGAGGAAATAGCAGAACACAAGTGATTGCTATGGTTGCAGTTGTGGTTGTGATTTTGGTGATGGTTTTATGCTTTGGCTACTTTTACCTTCGAAGAAAACTGAGGAAGAGACGCAAGACTGGTCTCAGAATCAGAAAAAACTGTAATTCCAGTTAACTAGTTTCCTCTAACTCTCAATTCTCAACTCTCAACCTTGATAGAAAAGCCTAGAGTAGTTTGAAACTCTGTTCTTGTGAACTTTGTTTTGTTGTAGTTAGGCCTGATATGAGTGCCTCAGAGTCTTTGGAATTTGATTTGGATACAATTCAATTCGCAACAAACAATTTTTCTCAAGGGAGCAGGATAGGAAAAGGAGGGTATGGAGAAGTCTACAAGGTGCTACATTATGTAAAACGATGTGATGAGAATAATGTAACATTATGGTTCTTGTTCTATTTTCTTGCACTTTCGTACTAATGGCCTGAAGTTCTAGGGAATTCTTCCAAGCGGAGAAGAAATAGCAGTGAAGAGGCTCTCAAGAAATTCGGGACAAGGGGCGGAGGAGTTCAAGAATGAAGTGTTGTTGATAGCTAAACTTCAGCACAGGAATTTGGTGAGGTTAATCGGATTCTGCCTCGAAGATCAAGAGAGTATACTTATCTATGAATATGTACCTAACAAGAGCCTTGATCACTTCCTATTTGGTATGCTAATTCAATTATTTGTCACCTCTTacatcattatttaattaaattatttagttGTTCATAGAAAAGATCCGTCTGTTTTTTCTCACCTGGTTGGTTGATGACAATCTTAGATCCCTCCAAGCGAAGAGAATTAACTTGGTCGCAGcgttataaaatcataaagGGAATTGTTCGAGGAATTCTTTATCTTCATGAAGATTCTCGTCTCATGATAATACATCGAGACCTCAAACCAAGCAATGTTCTACTAGATAATCAAATGAATCCCAAAATTTCTGACTTTGGAATGGCGAGGATAGTAGATACAGATCACATCCAAGGATGTACTAACAGAGTAGTGGGCACATAGTGAGTCATATATCCTTAACTTTACCAGCTAAATTCCTCTACACATGATAAATTCACCTACACATGATAAATtcaccttttttttcttcatttattATCTTGAAAAGAATATAGAAAACGAGTACTATCCTTCCTGTCACATTGGTTCAAGTTAAAATAATATGTGCAATGTAATGCAATACTCATCAAAATATTTCTAGACTTGTACCATTTTTATTTGGGTTAAATGGTATCAACTAATCTTTCTTGCTTGGCTAGTTTATTATATTGTACTAATACTTTTTTAACCCTTTATTATGTAGTGGTTATATGTCTCCGGAATATGCAATGCATGGACAATTTTCAGTAAAATCAGATGTTTTTAGTTTTGGAGTCATGGTTCTTGAGATTATAAGTGGAAAGAAGAATTCGTCTTCTTTTGATTCATGTCGTATTGACGACCTCTTGAGTTATGTGAGTATCAAGTCCCCAAAATTTCATGTGATGAACTCTGTTGGAatattcaaatcaaataaaaacatatcatttatttaatttgtggtTTCAGGCATGGAAACTGTGGAATAGTGATGAATCAGTATTTCAATTGCTGGATCCAGTTCTGCAAGAATCTTATAATCCAAATGAAGTTGAAAGATGTATTCAGATTGGATTATTGTGTGTACAAGAAAATCCAGATGAGAGGCCTACAATGGGGACCATAGCTTCATATCTTACAAATGATTCAGTTgaaatgccatatcctcaggaACCAGCATTTTTCATGAAAGGAAGGACAAGAAGGCATGCATCTGGACATGAATCATATTCATCAGGTCACACCACCAAATATTCTTTCTCATCCTCTGTAAATGACATGCCTACAACTGCTTTCTTCCCTCGATAGTCCTCCTTTTTTTTaggtataatataatataatataatatataacaaGATTTTAATTATCTTATACATAACTTATCACTTTACTTTTGTGCGTGTTGCGACTATTGCATagttttctctgtttttttcttcctttgttaTTCCTTCCTTAATTTTGACTTGAggaattgtttaattttatgtgTAACGTATCGAATATTTTTTAAGGGATATGTGTTAATTAATACGTTTAAAACAAAAGCTTAAAGTATACACagctatttttaaataaaactttattaatataacttaaaaaattCGTTTATAATAATGTTAGCTCCTAGATTTTACATATTAAACTGAGAATAATGGTGAAATATTGCTGATAATTCCAGAATCTATACTAAAGAGATATTGGAAAGAATTGGTAGGAAGGACataaatggtgagatgtggTTGCGGCAGAGTGGGTTAATCTAACATAACATGAAGTGGAGGAGATGAACtagtaagaaaaaaaaactggaagtgtaaattaattccaatttgCATGATTGCATCAAACTAAACCGCCACAACCAGTGTCAAAGaccagaaaaagaaagagccATGTTGGTAAACCCTGTTCCAGAAGTGGGTGAGGAGGCATGTGGGAAAGCTGATCCGGAAAGAAGGGCCAAGTGACAATGATGGTGGAAGGAAAAAGCTtacattttatattttgatgcaACATACAgtttgtaatttattttgaaacCTTGTAAATgtttaaaaaggaaaataatagaattttctgatttctttccTCTTGTCAatgatcaatttatttttaggtgatttttttttgagcaggagtaatatttttcatagtaattaaaatattatgtttTGGTTAATAAGAgtgtgatatgtttgttgattttgaataaaatttgatcaatttaaaaataatatttgatatttttttttcaaaaatattataatacataaaaaaactaattattaaatcggttatcatatatttatacatacatgtattttatataaataattaatttttatgtatactaatataataattattattttattaatttattgtcatgttctattttaaaaaaataaaaatattattttataagatTATGTTATGTATACACTAAAATCATTCATTAAAATCAGtcattagtataaaatacatgttagaatataaatatatattgaaaataaattaaactatatatgtatttatgcACAAATACATTGataactgattttagtataagaacaatatatttgtattttataataGAGTTATGCTACGTGTATATCAAAATCAACTACCAAAATTAACCAccaatacaaaatatatattgaaatataaatacataataaaaataaattaaattacacatatatttatatacaaatacattaataactgattttaatgaCTCGGCATTTTTGTTTATAATAAATGATAGACATTGCCGACAACTAAGAACCACTATGATAGACAAATTGGCTAGCTAACTGAAAATGCCACAAAATTCTCAAGGTACGATTTGACTTATTCAGTTATTAGTGAATTCTTTCCGTACAAACTTTGTAATACCCTAATACTTTTAAACTGAGTTAAactttatttgaattatatttagtagttgatatttaaaaatttgcaaaaattttcttttaaaacaaatgtaaaatatttatataaaattactaatatgAAAAACGGGCATGCTAAACTATGAAGGCATAACAAGGACAAGCTTTACTCATACCAAATAATTATAACAAGAAACATCATAGTTACAATTGCAATCACTCAATAAGGATAAAACAAGACACACagaaaatcctaattctcttaATTTGTATAACTATGGCTAAAACAATCGCATATTCTTCCTTCTTAACGTAAACGCTTAATGTTTTGTATCTACGTCCTCGATAGTTTGTTCCCACGAATGCACTTGTCTTTTCACCTCAACTGAGTAGTGTATTGCTTTGTACTGCATCGTTCCTGAAGATGGAACGGAGAGAGGGGTGAGAAACAAAAGTTTCTCAGTAGTTTATCTATATGGTGTCATCGTATCCATCTCCAACCACTCcgagttttaaaataaaaacagtgATAACGCAATGTtgttcaattattatttttaaaagttccTGTTAGTCAGAGTGGTGTGACTTTTAGATGCTTCTCATTTACTTATGTTATGACATGTGTGATGTATACAAAATGCCTATAGCGTTAAAACATTTAAATGTATCTAAACTCATAAACCTTATTTTGATGTTCTCGTAGGCTACAAAGCAAggcaaaatacaaaataaataagagaagaatACTACCATTGGCATAAATAAGTCAAGTAGAATagatctaaataaaaataaagatcttaAACAATATCATCcatcaaataaaaagaaactttGGATAAAAGAATGATCTTTGAATGcaatcataatcataaattaaaaagaataaaagaagaacaaTCATGATCATACTTTTCATTGTACTTTTCATTACTTTTTATCGTAGCTTTTATGGAAGGTATTGAGCTCAAACCGGTATAAAAGGTGGGAGtccccttcccttaccgaaggttcttatcccaaacgttttggcgatcaccttcccttaccgaagaaTCATATCgatatcttgtctttgggggtcaccttcccttaccgaaggatcattccTTCAGTTCAATTTACAATCAAGGTTATTTAGGCATACACAAGAAGGGAGTCATATCAAcaaacatattattattatataaaattgatgggaTAGTctccttcccttaccgaaggttctTATCCCAAAGGTTTGCCGATCACTTTTCCTTACTGAATGATCATCTCGATTCGATCACCTTTCCTTACCGAATGATCATCTCGattatcttgtctttgggggtcacattcccttaccgaaggatcattccCTCAGTTCTTTAATGCATATAAGATTGTTATTATAATGCATAATGCGTATGAAAGAAAGAGACATTATACCATGACATGCAAATAAAGCTAACATCTATGTTCGAAAACATTTAAAACATGCATATAAAAATTACCACAAAAACCCTACCTCGAGTGAAGTTCCGATAGGTATTCCGATGCAAAATAGATGTGGCTTATTAGTGAAGAAAGACTTGTTCCATAGCTAGACTTTGTGTATACTAGAATGTTTTGTATAGAAGAAGGGAATAGAATGAGAAAGGAAGGATCAAATAGCTTAGGAAGCATTTAGGTGAAATCTTTAATCTGAAACGTCACTTTGTGAGCCCTATAACATTTTCTAAGTTTGGAATTTGGAAATAGCTATTAGAGACAAATTTATAGATAATTGAATTAGCTTTAAAACAAATCTTAAACGAAGTCAATTAGATAACCACAGCTTGAGATATTCTCAAAATACTATTAGTATATCAGGCTGGCTAATAAGAGCACGATTTTCTCCTATGAACTTGTAACCGATTTATCtacctaatttaatttgaatttgattttatactaAACTTAAGGAATAGAGCTagtattcttatctttttatataaCTAAATATCATTCTAATTGCCTTAATTCCTAAGATTCCTTCACCGGAAAATTTTGGGCATTTTAGGCTGATTAGTCTTTGTAACGTCTGTTATAAGTTTGTAACTAAAATTATTGCTTCAAGACTGAAAAAATTTATGCCCACACTTATCTCTAACACCCAATCTAGTTTTGTGCCTGGTAGGGTAAGCGCAGATAATATTTTAGTCGCCCAAGAGGTGGTTCACACTATGAGAAACAAAAAGCATGGGAAGGGTTTTATGGCTATAAAAATTGACTTCGAAAAAGCCTATGATAGGCTAAATTGGGCGTTCATAATGGACACTCTTAAGGACGCCGGTAT encodes the following:
- the LOC107467137 gene encoding cysteine-rich receptor-like protein kinase 10 isoform X3; the protein is MFDTKNITLPFLLRTLTLTVLLTSEHASASVFDSVNCTTNSTFAPNSTFDVNLSTLFSYLTSNVTNGNNLRFFNATVGSHGSDAAVYGLFMCRGDVPLALCRECVGFAAQNIASSCPSANEAVIWYNECLLRYSNRFFFSTMDEWPRYQIKIPLGDPVVLHSKGFYSALGSIFNGIGNEAALALGGSDNKYAVKQAAATATTTVYGLAQCTPDLSAADCKRCIVDATAEFPRTCCGGSIGGSVMFPSCIVRYETYPFYQHSGTSGTLTTTNKGGGNSRTQVIAMVAVVVVILVMVLCFGYFYLRRKLRKRRKTGLRIRKNCNSIRPDMSASESLEFDLDTIQFATNNFSQGSRIGKGGYGEVYKGILPSGEEIAVKRLSRNSGQGAEEFKNEVLLIAKLQHRNLVRLIGFCLEDQESILIYEYVPNKSLDHFLFDPSKRRELTWSQRYKIIKGIVRGILYLHEDSRLMIIHRDLKPSNVLLDNQMNPKISDFGMARIVDTDHIQGCTNRVVGTYGYMSPEYAMHGQFSVKSDVFSFGVMVLEIISGKKNSSSFDSCRIDDLLSYAWKLWNSDESVFQLLDPVLQESYNPNEVERCIQIGLLCVQENPDERPTMGTIASYLTNDSVEMPYPQEPAFFMKGRTRRHASGHESYSSESILKRYWKELVGRT
- the LOC107467137 gene encoding cysteine-rich receptor-like protein kinase 10 isoform X2, which translates into the protein MFDTKNITLPFLLRTLTLTVLLTSEHASASVFDSVNCTTNSTFAPNSTFDVNLSTLFSYLTSNVTNGNNLRFFNATVGSHGSDAAVYGLFMCRGDVPLALCRECVGFAAQNIASSCPSANEAVIWYNECLLRYSNRFFFSTMDEWPRYQIKIPLGDPVVLHSKGFYSALGSIFNGIGNEAALALGGSDNKYAVKQAAATATTTVYGLAQCTPDLSAADCKRCIVDATAEFPRTCCGGSIGGSVMFPSCIVRYETYPFYQHSGTSGTLTTTNKGGGNSRTQVIAMVAVVVVILVMVLCFGYFYLRRKLRKRRKTGLRIRKNFRPDMSASESLEFDLDTIQFATNNFSQGSRIGKGGYGEVYKGILPSGEEIAVKRLSRNSGQGAEEFKNEVLLIAKLQHRNLVRLIGFCLEDQESILIYEYVPNKSLDHFLFDPSKRRELTWSQRYKIIKGIVRGILYLHEDSRLMIIHRDLKPSNVLLDNQMNPKISDFGMARIVDTDHIQGCTNRVVGTYGYMSPEYAMHGQFSVKSDVFSFGVMVLEIISGKKNSSSFDSCRIDDLLSYAWKLWNSDESVFQLLDPVLQESYNPNEVERCIQIGLLCVQENPDERPTMGTIASYLTNDSVEMPYPQEPAFFMKGRTRRHASGHESYSSGHTTKYSFSSSVNDMPTTAFFPR
- the LOC107467137 gene encoding cysteine-rich receptor-like protein kinase 10 isoform X1, with the translated sequence MFDTKNITLPFLLRTLTLTVLLTSEHASASVFDSVNCTTNSTFAPNSTFDVNLSTLFSYLTSNVTNGNNLRFFNATVGSHGSDAAVYGLFMCRGDVPLALCRECVGFAAQNIASSCPSANEAVIWYNECLLRYSNRFFFSTMDEWPRYQIKIPLGDPVVLHSKGFYSALGSIFNGIGNEAALALGGSDNKYAVKQAAATATTTVYGLAQCTPDLSAADCKRCIVDATAEFPRTCCGGSIGGSVMFPSCIVRYETYPFYQHSGTSGTLTTTNKGGGNSRTQVIAMVAVVVVILVMVLCFGYFYLRRKLRKRRKTGLRIRKNCNSIRPDMSASESLEFDLDTIQFATNNFSQGSRIGKGGYGEVYKGILPSGEEIAVKRLSRNSGQGAEEFKNEVLLIAKLQHRNLVRLIGFCLEDQESILIYEYVPNKSLDHFLFDPSKRRELTWSQRYKIIKGIVRGILYLHEDSRLMIIHRDLKPSNVLLDNQMNPKISDFGMARIVDTDHIQGCTNRVVGTYGYMSPEYAMHGQFSVKSDVFSFGVMVLEIISGKKNSSSFDSCRIDDLLSYAWKLWNSDESVFQLLDPVLQESYNPNEVERCIQIGLLCVQENPDERPTMGTIASYLTNDSVEMPYPQEPAFFMKGRTRRHASGHESYSSGHTTKYSFSSSVNDMPTTAFFPR